One Bombus vancouverensis nearcticus chromosome 7, iyBomVanc1_principal, whole genome shotgun sequence DNA window includes the following coding sequences:
- the LOC117166623 gene encoding CWF19-like protein 1 has translation MLRIQGGLFVTSVALKLLCYRTKTHNKVMLLNMTEKQKVLLCGDVEGHFKFLFNKIDAINKKSGPFDFLLCVGNFFGEDNAELEDYKSGMKSIPVPTYIIGANEEVDLVNYPDVDGCEICQNLTYLGKRGLYTASSGLKIAYISGTENNSLKTKPTCFDENDVMSIKQACLKGQPSFRGIDILMTSPWPAYITNLDPNKPNLKYQGSKLIAWLTAQVKPRYHVSALEGIYYERPPYRNQSLQEGNTEIATRFIALAPVVNSQKRKWLYALNLTPVDRTRLSELIMKTTDETNIPYPKSMLLSEPSLQKSEQPKHTQYFYDMESQETTKRSKSYGGINKKVKREFDQTKCWFCLSSPEVSKHLVISVGIEVYVALARGGLVENHLLILPITHHQSLSILPKEVKDEIEQYKDAITNYYATLDKVPVFFERNFKTSHCQLQAVPIHKNQAAALKEAFEEMAQCNNFKILELPPHTDLQQIAQPGVLYFYAELPDRQKLYHRIKKDFPLQFGREVLASDRILDLDDRVDWKDCQLGQEEEIELAKRIRRDFQPFDLDT, from the exons ATGTTGAGGATACAAGGTGGTCTATTCGTAACAAGTGTAGCCCTAAAACTACTATGCTATCGCACGAAAACTCACAACAAA GTTATGTTATTAAACATGACTGAAAAGCAAAAGGTATTACTGTGTGGAGATGTAGAAGgacattttaaatttttattcaacaaaattgATGCTATCAATAAGAAAAGCGGACCTTTCGACTTTTTGTTATGCGTGGGAAATTTTTTTGGCGAAGACAACGCGGAGCTTGAAGACTATAAAAGTGGCATGAAAAGTATACCAGTTCCAACTTATATTATTGGCGCTAACGAGGAAGTTGATTTAGTTAATTATCCAGATGTTGATGGTTGTGAAATTTGTCAAAATCTTACTTATCTTGGAAAACGTGGATTATATACTGCTAGTTCTGGACTTAAAATAGCTTATATCAGCGGTACAGAAAATAACTCGTTGAAAACAAAACCTACTTGCTTCGATGAAAATGATGTAATGTCAATTAAGCAAGCTTGTTTAAAAGGTCAACCTAGTTTTCGTGGAATTGATATATTAATGACTTCACCCTGGCCTGCTTATATTACAAATTTAGATCCTAATAAACCAAACTTGAAATATCAGGGTTCAAAATTAATTGCATGGTTGACTGCCCAAGTAAAACCAAGATATCATGTATCAGCGTTAGAAGGCATATATTACGAAAGACCTCCGTATAGGAATCAAAGTCTACAAGAAGGAAATACTGAAATTGCAACGAGATTTATAGCACTTGCTCCTGTAGTGAACAGTCAAAAAAGGAAATGGTTATATGCATTGAATCTGACTCCTGTTGACCGGACGCGTTTATCCGAGCTAATTATGAAAACTACAGATGAAACAAATATTCCATATCCCAAATCGATGCTATTAAGTGAACCATCTCTACAAAAATCAGAACAACCAAAGCATAcacaatatttttatgatatgGAATCTCAAGAAACTACTAAAAGATCCAAATCTTACGGTGGCattaataaaaaagtaaaacgaGAATTTGATCAAACAAAGTGCTGGTTTTGCTTATCCAGTCCTGAAGTTTCTAAGCATTTAGTAATATCAGTTGGGATAGAGGTATATGTTGCACTTGCTAGAGGTGGATTGGTTGAGAATCATCTCTTAATTCTACCAATAACACATCATCAAAGTCTTTCTATTCTACCAAAAGAAGTAAAAGATGAAATTGAACAATATAAAGACGCTATAACCAATTATTATGCAACTTTGGACAAAGTACCTGTTTTCTTTGAACGTAACTTCAAAACATCTCATTGTCAATTACAAGCTGTACCTATTCATAAAAATCAAGCAGCAGCTCTGAAAGAAGCATTTGAG GAGATGGCACaatgtaataattttaaaatattggaATTACCTCCACACACTGATTTACAGCAAATTGCACAACCAGGTGTTCTATATTTTTATGCAGAGTTGCCAGATAGACAAAAGTTATATCATAGGATAAAGAAAGACTTTCCACTTCAGTTTGGTAGGGAGGTATTAGCTTCAGACAGAATATTAGATCTTGATGATCGAGTTGATTGGAAAGATTGTCAATTGGGTCAAGAGGAAGAAATTGAGTTAGCAAAACGAATTAGAAGAGATTTTCAACCATTTGATTTGGATACTTAA